Proteins from one Leptospira perdikensis genomic window:
- the rfbG gene encoding CDP-glucose 4,6-dehydratase, which produces MNIKSHYENKRVIVTGHTGFKGAWLTTWLKLMGAEVCGIGLDPVSSPSHFEVGHIGESITDLRIDIRDRSAIEKAILDFKPDYLFHLAAQSLVRKSYNDPMETWNTNVQGTLHVLEALRKYDSPCAAVIITSDKCYDNVEWIWGYRENDALGGPDPYSASKGAAELAIKSHIKSYFPKSSSKVRIASARAGNVIGGGDWAEDRIIPDCVTAWAQKKTVDLRNPNATRPWQHVLEPLSGYLTLGAYLYSNSELHGEPFNFGPLSNQNHSVITLVKKMALHWDLVKWNDVSSQFKGPYESGLLKLNCDKALALLNWTAVMGFEDTVKFTAEWYKTYYSKPDNIIDTTVEQIKQYQEFAKNKGLEWAT; this is translated from the coding sequence ATGAATATAAAATCACATTATGAAAACAAAAGAGTTATTGTAACTGGTCACACCGGTTTTAAAGGTGCGTGGCTAACTACATGGTTAAAATTAATGGGTGCAGAGGTTTGTGGAATAGGACTTGATCCAGTTTCGTCACCTTCCCATTTTGAAGTAGGGCATATTGGAGAATCAATTACCGATTTAAGGATAGATATTAGGGATCGCTCGGCTATTGAAAAAGCAATTCTTGATTTTAAACCTGATTATCTATTTCATCTTGCTGCTCAGTCTCTTGTAAGAAAATCGTACAATGATCCGATGGAAACTTGGAATACAAATGTTCAAGGAACCCTTCATGTATTAGAAGCGTTACGGAAGTATGATAGTCCATGTGCTGCTGTAATTATAACTAGTGATAAATGTTATGATAATGTGGAATGGATTTGGGGTTATAGGGAAAACGATGCCTTAGGTGGACCAGATCCTTATAGTGCTTCAAAGGGAGCAGCCGAATTAGCAATCAAATCTCATATAAAGTCGTATTTTCCAAAATCATCAAGTAAGGTAAGGATTGCTTCCGCAAGAGCAGGAAATGTGATTGGTGGTGGAGATTGGGCAGAGGATAGAATTATTCCGGATTGTGTTACTGCGTGGGCTCAGAAGAAGACAGTTGACTTAAGAAATCCGAATGCCACAAGACCGTGGCAACATGTTCTGGAACCGCTTAGCGGTTATTTAACGTTAGGTGCATATTTATATTCAAATTCAGAGTTACATGGTGAACCGTTTAATTTTGGTCCTTTATCGAATCAAAATCATAGCGTAATTACGTTAGTGAAAAAGATGGCTTTGCATTGGGATTTAGTTAAGTGGAATGATGTTTCCAGCCAGTTTAAAGGTCCATATGAGTCAGGGCTTTTAAAGTTGAACTGTGATAAAGCTTTAGCTTTGTTAAATTGGACTGCAGTTATGGGTTTCGAAGATACAGTTAAGTTTACTGCTGAGTGGTACAAAACTTATTACAGTAAACCAGATAACATTATCGATACTACAGTGGAACAAATTAAACAGTACCAAGAGTTTGCGAAAAATAAGGGTTTAGAGTGGGCTACGTGA
- a CDS encoding class I SAM-dependent methyltransferase, translated as MYDFYFGEKEQIFSDEKNYLLTVKRMMPRWCNSIPDSEFLAIYDDLNSSNIVRSESTGVIVETGCGASTIVLSYFALKYNKKLYTWDTNQNKLSYIRSIICDTHQRIFQKALHDNWIYIGYLSTSNELGIPMLAEKKESIDFGFFDSEHTSDVLVPELESALKLVNDKAIFALDDANYRYRHKNIAYINVFRKKLGLPPVGEPAENLGECYYVLAESIIKDQFPKSSKIKDSYKETFKEDIFWNYFSNDRAIMNSLGMEKMKELEHRYDSFRILK; from the coding sequence ATGTACGACTTTTATTTTGGAGAAAAAGAACAAATTTTCAGCGATGAGAAAAACTACCTTTTAACGGTTAAAAGGATGATGCCACGCTGGTGCAATTCAATTCCAGATTCGGAATTTTTGGCAATATACGATGATTTGAATTCATCTAATATTGTTAGGTCAGAATCAACGGGTGTTATAGTGGAAACTGGTTGTGGTGCAAGTACAATCGTTTTATCTTATTTTGCTTTAAAGTACAATAAGAAGCTGTATACTTGGGATACGAACCAAAACAAACTTTCTTATATTCGATCTATTATATGCGATACGCATCAGCGGATTTTTCAGAAAGCATTACACGACAACTGGATTTATATCGGATATTTGAGTACGTCAAACGAATTGGGAATACCAATGCTCGCCGAAAAAAAAGAATCGATCGATTTTGGTTTCTTCGATTCTGAACATACTTCGGATGTTTTAGTTCCTGAATTGGAATCTGCATTAAAATTAGTTAATGATAAGGCGATTTTTGCACTAGACGATGCTAACTATCGATATCGCCACAAGAACATTGCATATATTAATGTTTTTCGAAAGAAACTAGGTTTACCTCCAGTTGGAGAGCCTGCGGAGAACTTAGGCGAATGTTATTATGTTTTGGCTGAGTCGATCATTAAGGATCAGTTTCCGAAGTCATCTAAGATAAAGGATTCTTATAAGGAAACTTTTAAGGAAGACATTTTTTGGAATTATTTTTCCAACGATCGAGCGATTATGAATTCTTTGGGAATGGAGAAAATGAAGGAGTTGGAACATCGCTATGATAGTTTCCGAATTCTAAAATAA
- a CDS encoding SDR family oxidoreductase: protein MDSYHVLISGANSDLAQAFIEKVLKIPNLKSLHLLTHTDYRSSNEKVKVHSVNFLNHSSLSEINDVIAGEGITHFIQFHGFAYSEDSIQKITDKDFSETLEINLTSVAFVLKAILPNMESQGYGRIVLMSTASAGYGGGKNSFSYGLAKHGILYLVKHLAKYYTHKNILTNSVSPGFIRSKFHTQVLKKTEVEMEERAKSVRLGRIGTPEDVARVIYNLAFENDFVTGENIKIDGGDFI, encoded by the coding sequence ATGGATAGTTATCATGTACTGATCAGTGGAGCAAATAGTGATTTGGCACAGGCATTCATTGAAAAAGTTTTAAAAATTCCTAACTTAAAAAGTCTACATTTACTTACACACACTGATTATCGAAGTAGTAATGAAAAAGTAAAGGTTCACTCCGTTAATTTTCTAAATCACTCATCGTTAAGCGAAATTAATGATGTAATTGCCGGCGAGGGAATCACACATTTCATTCAATTTCATGGATTCGCATACTCTGAAGATAGTATTCAGAAAATTACTGATAAAGATTTTAGTGAAACTCTCGAAATCAATTTAACATCAGTAGCCTTTGTTTTAAAGGCGATACTGCCAAATATGGAATCTCAAGGTTACGGTCGGATTGTTTTGATGTCGACGGCCTCCGCTGGATATGGTGGTGGAAAAAATAGTTTTTCTTATGGACTGGCAAAACATGGAATTCTTTATTTAGTGAAACATCTTGCGAAGTATTATACTCATAAAAATATACTTACTAATAGTGTTTCTCCAGGATTTATTCGATCGAAGTTTCATACGCAGGTGCTAAAGAAAACTGAAGTTGAAATGGAAGAACGAGCTAAGTCTGTACGACTTGGGCGGATCGGGACTCCGGAGGACGTTGCAAGAGTAATTTATAATTTAGCTTTTGAGAACGATTTTGTAACAGGCGAAAACATAAAAATTGACGGTGGAGATTTTATTTAA
- a CDS encoding sugar phosphate isomerase/epimerase family protein codes for MNLSISNIIWPKGEEFLGEFLSELPKLGFRGVELALNCFWEEPTTVSKAKLDWLNDLLKVNSLRVSALHSLTFTREDLELFGSEAKRAEMLDYLKKYIDLAVGLGCKDIVLGSPKARKKNGKKKEDCNQIFLEFLSEIDSYSPGVNISVEPLHPSSCEYLNYFTEVLSLLEKNNFENIKIQLDVRSFIENDEPSDLVEDFYSYISHCQVSDPGLLIPSNQYSETHKKISDVLKRKKYDGFVAGEIINPMQIEKKEYLASAFKSLSLYYG; via the coding sequence GTGAACTTATCGATTTCAAATATTATCTGGCCTAAGGGCGAGGAATTTCTTGGAGAATTTTTAAGCGAATTGCCCAAACTAGGTTTTAGAGGTGTGGAGTTAGCATTAAATTGTTTCTGGGAGGAACCTACTACTGTCTCTAAGGCGAAACTTGATTGGTTGAATGATTTGCTTAAGGTCAACTCTTTGCGAGTTTCCGCCTTACATTCGCTTACTTTTACGCGGGAAGATTTAGAGTTATTTGGATCAGAAGCAAAAAGAGCAGAGATGTTGGATTATCTTAAAAAGTATATAGACTTAGCAGTTGGTTTAGGTTGCAAGGATATAGTATTAGGATCTCCCAAGGCGAGAAAAAAAAACGGAAAAAAAAAGGAAGACTGCAATCAGATTTTCTTAGAGTTTTTAAGTGAAATTGACTCCTACTCACCTGGAGTTAATATAAGTGTAGAGCCATTACATCCAAGTTCATGTGAATATTTGAATTATTTTACTGAAGTATTATCTTTATTAGAAAAAAACAATTTTGAAAACATCAAAATTCAGTTAGATGTTAGAAGTTTTATTGAAAATGATGAACCATCGGATTTGGTTGAGGATTTTTATTCATACATAAGCCATTGCCAGGTAAGTGATCCTGGTTTGCTAATACCATCAAACCAATATAGTGAAACTCATAAAAAAATTTCCGATGTATTAAAACGTAAAAAATACGATGGGTTCGTTGCTGGTGAAATCATAAATCCTATGCAGATTGAAAAAAAAGAATACTTAGCTTCTGCCTTTAAAAGTTTGAGTTTATACTATGGATAG
- a CDS encoding radical SAM/SPASM domain-containing protein, with protein sequence MKEIDPKIYKKHHSFQDFKSHKTGIIDYQKTRAVRVLSEWSEGKLNTTHSVHKKENFVEVLNLVLVDLKSDLDDVLFKITPFIAEEMYTYSDEELLRFFYHRYRYDVFPQLERIDNYPPYLQIEPSSICNYRCVFCYQTDVNFFKKTTPGMGQMSLELFRQIVDEAYGNIEFLSLASRGEPLLAKEIEGMLQYVKGKFLNLKVNTNASLLTESKVHALLSGGVKTVVFSADAAEEPLYSQLRVNGKLDKVLKNIEMFQSIRQKDYSDLPVITRVSGVKVTEKQDIDSMERVWGGLVDQVAFVNYNPWENIYEAKPNGQTKACSDLFRRMFIWQDGLTNPCDSDYKSNLQVGKFPDHNISQLWRMERYENLRSAHKSGNRQLVHPCKGCAVV encoded by the coding sequence ATGAAAGAGATAGACCCAAAGATTTACAAAAAACATCATAGCTTTCAAGACTTTAAAAGTCATAAAACAGGTATCATCGACTACCAAAAAACGCGAGCTGTTCGAGTTCTCAGTGAGTGGTCGGAAGGGAAGTTAAATACAACCCACTCGGTTCACAAAAAGGAAAATTTTGTAGAGGTTTTAAATCTTGTTTTAGTTGATCTAAAATCAGATTTAGATGATGTTCTTTTTAAAATTACTCCGTTCATTGCGGAAGAAATGTATACATACAGTGATGAAGAACTGTTGCGATTCTTTTATCACCGTTATCGTTATGATGTATTCCCTCAATTAGAACGAATTGATAATTACCCACCTTATTTACAAATCGAACCATCTTCTATTTGTAATTATCGTTGTGTTTTCTGTTATCAAACAGATGTTAATTTTTTTAAAAAAACAACTCCAGGGATGGGCCAAATGTCGCTCGAGTTGTTTCGGCAAATTGTTGATGAAGCATATGGGAATATCGAATTTCTTTCTCTTGCCTCACGAGGTGAGCCACTTTTAGCAAAAGAAATAGAAGGAATGTTACAATACGTTAAGGGAAAATTTTTAAACCTTAAAGTGAATACAAATGCTTCTCTTTTAACTGAATCAAAGGTTCATGCTCTTTTGTCAGGAGGGGTTAAAACAGTTGTATTTTCAGCAGATGCCGCAGAGGAACCGCTGTATAGCCAACTACGAGTGAATGGAAAACTTGATAAGGTTTTAAAAAATATCGAAATGTTTCAATCAATTCGACAAAAAGATTATTCTGATTTACCTGTTATTACCCGTGTATCCGGTGTAAAGGTGACGGAAAAACAAGATATTGACTCTATGGAAAGAGTTTGGGGTGGCCTTGTTGATCAAGTAGCATTTGTAAACTATAATCCTTGGGAGAATATTTATGAGGCGAAACCCAATGGCCAGACCAAAGCATGTTCTGATTTATTTCGCCGAATGTTTATATGGCAGGATGGATTGACTAATCCATGTGATAGTGATTATAAATCGAATCTTCAAGTTGGAAAATTTCCAGATCATAACATTTCGCAGTTATGGAGAATGGAAAGATACGAGAACCTACGCAGTGCTCATAAAAGTGGAAATCGTCAATTAGTTCATCCGTGTAAAGGTTGTGCAGTAGTTTAA
- a CDS encoding cytidylyltransferase domain-containing protein, translating to MIVALLLGRKGSIGFPGKNTYPINGKPLAWYPMNVAKNTKEIDKIYLSTDDPELMKIAREENVEVIERPPHLATKEALGEHAYQHGFEVIKERNPGITIELVVLLFCNAATLTSKTVAEGIKALRENSSADSAVTVSKYNMWSPLRARKKDDHGFLQPFVPFETFGDPKTLNCDRDSQGDVLFADMGLSIVRPKNLINLEDGMLPQKWMGQKILPLYQEAGCDVDYEWQIPVVEWWLKKYGEFN from the coding sequence ATGATAGTAGCTTTATTACTCGGTCGAAAGGGAAGTATCGGATTTCCTGGAAAAAACACTTATCCAATCAATGGGAAACCTTTGGCTTGGTATCCTATGAATGTTGCAAAAAATACAAAAGAAATTGATAAAATTTATCTTTCAACAGATGATCCCGAACTTATGAAAATTGCCCGCGAGGAAAACGTTGAGGTTATCGAAAGGCCACCGCACTTAGCAACCAAAGAGGCCTTAGGGGAACATGCATACCAACACGGATTCGAAGTGATTAAAGAACGAAATCCCGGTATAACTATTGAACTTGTTGTTTTGCTTTTTTGCAATGCAGCAACATTAACATCTAAAACAGTCGCTGAGGGGATTAAAGCACTCAGAGAAAATAGTTCTGCTGATTCTGCGGTTACAGTTTCAAAGTATAATATGTGGTCTCCTTTAAGAGCGAGAAAAAAAGATGATCATGGTTTTCTTCAGCCTTTTGTTCCGTTCGAAACTTTTGGTGATCCTAAAACTTTAAATTGTGATAGAGACTCCCAAGGTGATGTATTGTTTGCCGATATGGGTTTGTCGATTGTTAGACCTAAAAATCTAATCAATCTGGAAGATGGAATGTTGCCACAAAAATGGATGGGTCAAAAGATTTTGCCTCTTTATCAAGAAGCGGGTTGTGATGTGGATTATGAGTGGCAGATTCCTGTTGTTGAATGGTGGTTAAAGAAGTATGGGGAGTTTAATTAA
- a CDS encoding HAD family hydrolase, producing MNLNTFSKYKIIFWDFDGVIKDSVRVKLTAYKSLFPDANQEILQKIENHHLENGGMSRFKKIPLYLDWNSLPCDQNTIEVYQSRFAESVIQAVIDSAWIEGVELILRSKKENQLFVIVTGTPQEEIDVILKRLDIIDLFDRVYGAPTEKDRAIQLTLSDWKTLPQDTLLIGDSESDFKAAEISGSNFIFVDNAEESGFSKKYTGIRIRNFKGML from the coding sequence ATGAACCTGAATACTTTTTCTAAGTATAAAATTATTTTTTGGGACTTCGATGGAGTCATCAAAGACTCAGTAAGAGTCAAATTGACCGCTTATAAGAGTTTATTTCCAGATGCAAATCAGGAAATTTTGCAAAAAATTGAAAATCATCATTTAGAAAATGGAGGGATGTCCAGATTCAAAAAAATACCATTGTATTTGGATTGGAATTCCCTTCCATGCGACCAAAATACTATTGAAGTCTATCAAAGTAGATTTGCTGAGTCTGTAATTCAAGCTGTAATCGATTCAGCATGGATAGAAGGTGTTGAACTTATACTTCGTAGTAAAAAAGAGAACCAGTTATTTGTTATTGTTACTGGCACTCCGCAAGAAGAAATTGATGTGATTCTAAAAAGATTAGATATTATAGATTTATTTGATAGAGTTTATGGTGCGCCAACAGAAAAGGATAGAGCCATTCAACTCACATTAAGCGACTGGAAAACTTTACCGCAGGATACGTTATTGATAGGAGATAGCGAATCTGATTTCAAAGCAGCAGAAATTAGCGGAAGTAACTTCATTTTTGTAGATAATGCAGAAGAGTCAGGATTTTCGAAAAAATATACAGGAATAAGAATTAGGAATTTTAAGGGAATGTTATGA
- a CDS encoding NAD-dependent epimerase/dehydratase family protein: MKIIVFGGSGFLGSHVSDALSIAGHEVTIFDQVNSPWLRSDQKMIVGDLLLADAVNDSIKGFDVVYNFAALADLNQALDKPLDTVRINILGNAHILEACRKHKIKRFMYASTVYVYSREGGFYRCSKQASESYIEEYKKVYGLDYTILRYGSLYGPRSDDSNGLYRIVKNALESEKICYEGSPDSLREYIHVEDAARASVVAMGEDFRNESVVFTGQEPMRVLDLLKMLAEILGKPESVEFSEKDQVGHYIRTPYAYLPKIGRKYIPPLHMDLGQGLLQLIEEVKQNQDLKDTKKV; the protein is encoded by the coding sequence ATGAAGATAATTGTATTTGGTGGTTCTGGTTTTCTTGGTTCTCATGTGTCTGATGCTTTGAGTATAGCAGGTCATGAGGTGACAATATTTGATCAAGTTAATTCTCCTTGGTTGCGATCGGATCAGAAAATGATCGTTGGCGATTTGTTGTTGGCCGATGCAGTAAATGATTCGATTAAAGGTTTTGATGTTGTATATAATTTTGCAGCTCTAGCTGATTTAAACCAGGCATTGGATAAACCGTTAGATACTGTTCGTATTAATATATTAGGTAATGCGCATATTTTGGAAGCATGCAGAAAACATAAGATTAAAAGATTTATGTATGCAAGCACAGTTTATGTTTATAGTAGGGAAGGTGGTTTTTACAGGTGTAGTAAACAAGCATCCGAAAGTTATATTGAAGAATATAAAAAGGTTTATGGATTAGATTATACCATTTTGCGTTACGGTTCGCTCTATGGACCGCGATCAGATGATTCGAATGGATTGTATCGGATTGTTAAAAATGCCCTTGAGTCTGAAAAGATCTGTTATGAGGGTAGTCCTGATAGTTTACGAGAATACATTCATGTCGAAGATGCGGCCAGGGCTAGTGTAGTGGCAATGGGTGAAGACTTCCGAAACGAAAGTGTCGTGTTTACAGGCCAAGAACCAATGAGGGTTTTGGATCTGCTAAAAATGTTGGCCGAAATATTAGGTAAACCGGAATCCGTTGAGTTTAGTGAGAAAGACCAAGTGGGTCATTACATACGAACTCCTTATGCATACTTACCAAAAATTGGACGTAAATACATCCCACCTCTTCATATGGATTTAGGTCAAGGGCTGTTACAATTGATTGAAGAGGTAAAGCAGAACCAAGATCTAAAGGATACCAAAAAAGTTTAA
- the pgl gene encoding 6-phosphogluconolactonase, whose translation MSFDLVVCKKEEWTDTVLDYISKTISDQLRVGQKNGNQILNILVSGGTTPIGIYKRFHELPFPWQQIHLWQADERCFPENHLDRNDVVIKNALGKDLLSKITFHSMAGEEPLKMTAFYQQEIQSVSHFDLSILGIGEDGHTASLFPGNDLGDSTNSVDVIPVFNSPKLPLERISLSVNCINRSSHIVYLASGESKKDVIEKLKQNTDLPASKVKGRFSTKIFYSLD comes from the coding sequence ATGTCTTTTGATTTGGTTGTCTGTAAAAAAGAAGAATGGACGGATACGGTTTTGGATTATATATCCAAAACAATTTCTGATCAGTTGCGAGTCGGTCAAAAAAATGGAAACCAAATACTAAATATTTTAGTTTCTGGCGGAACCACTCCGATTGGAATCTATAAAAGATTTCATGAATTGCCATTTCCTTGGCAACAAATTCATTTATGGCAAGCTGATGAGAGATGTTTTCCTGAGAATCACTTAGATAGAAATGATGTTGTGATTAAGAATGCATTAGGAAAGGATTTACTTTCTAAAATCACTTTTCATTCGATGGCGGGAGAAGAACCGCTAAAAATGACTGCATTTTACCAGCAGGAAATTCAATCGGTTTCTCACTTTGATCTTTCTATTCTCGGCATTGGCGAAGACGGTCACACAGCAAGTTTATTTCCTGGTAATGACCTTGGAGATTCCACAAATTCTGTAGATGTAATTCCGGTATTCAATTCTCCAAAGTTGCCCTTGGAACGTATTTCGTTGTCTGTAAATTGTATCAATCGGTCGAGTCACATTGTTTATCTTGCCTCTGGTGAATCGAAAAAAGATGTGATCGAAAAACTTAAACAAAATACGGATCTTCCTGCATCGAAAGTGAAGGGAAGGTTTAGTACAAAGATTTTTTATTCTCTGGATTAA